tccaaaaacaagtaaattgtgaaatattggtGGATTGCCACATATGCACCCGTAATATGATAATCTGGGAAGTGGTAAACTGAGTTAAAGAGATAGTGGGTGGTAGAGAATATGTATTATCAACAATCATCATCAACAATATAAAATTCAGTGTAAAATAACAGCCTCATCAAAACACATGTCTGTTAGTGACCTACTGAACTGGAAATCggtgaaacaaaaaaatctgtttaatctTGTCATCATTTAAGGTCTggttgttgacatatttcatcAGAAAATCGAAGCAGAACATGTGGGGAGCTGTGCAAAGGAAAATGccttgtctctctgtgttttcctctttaGACCCCTTGGATTGGAGCTCAGTGCACCTTCAGAAGTGGCTACTCTGGACCGAGCACCTGTACAGGCTGCCACAGGTCAGCACGATGTTTCAGGAGCTGACCGGGAGGGATCTGTGTTCCATGACAGAAGCAGACTTCAGACAACGCTCCTCGCAGTTCGGAGACATGCTGTATGCTCATCTGGATATCTGGAGATCTGGTAATAACAACAGGGACACTGGGAAATTAACCTACATCAATTTAGCAAATTAGGAAAGGCTGATTGTGAAGCAAATGCAGTGTGACCAAGAGCAAATTTAAGACTTGGCTTTAAGTATTCTGTGTGGTGTAAACTCCaacatgattgtttttttttatgtctttagcTGCATCAATGAAGGAGCGCTGCCCACCAGAAGACAGCAAATCTGGTAATTTCTTGGTTATAACTAGATTTCTAGACAATTAAAACAATTCTGAGTATAGCTGCAATGGTTTCACTGAGTAAAATACTAAGGTAAAACAAGGTGAAGTGAAAAAACGTGGGACATCTGATTTCTGAAAATCTCAGCAGCTGATGATGATTCCTGGTCAGATGAGATGTGTAACTTCCCCAGCCAGCCCATCCACCTGTGGCAGTTCCTCCGAGAGCTGCTCCTCAAGCCTCATTACTACAGCCGCTGCATCCGCTGGCTTAACCAAGAGAAAGGTGAGGTGATAAGAGAGTCATCCAAAGTTGTGAGCAGAGAAACTGGATGATAGTTTGGGTGCACGTAACTGATTACAGTGActcttatttactgtatgttttttatgtaataggcctttttttcctgtgaagacatttcacaatgggaaaagcacaggtgtaactaataaaatcaaaaatggctgaattccatttagattttgtttcagggtcctggtattgtgcatgctggctcattgCCACACcatcatggcttactgggacacttgaatagaacagagccattgttaatgttgttcTTGTTCACCTCAGAATCCAAACTGAGTACATCTTCTTTCTCCTGTCTAAAGGAATTTTCAAAATAGAAGACTCCGCTCACGTGGCCAGGCTATGGGGCATCAGGAAGAACCGCCCGGCTATGAACTATGACAAACTGAGTCGCTCTATACGTCAGTACTACAAGAAAGGTATAATTCGAAAGCCTGATGTATCACGCAGACTGGTCTACCAGTTTGTCAACCCTGTATGATGAAGAGGATTGGCTGATCTGAAGAGAATGAGCTGAGGAGGAACCAAAGATATGCTGGACATACAGTAGAAGTAACATGAACTCTGAAGCTCGTTCACTCATTGTATTTGATGTTTGATTTAAATTGTAAAGACTGCCTAGTGAACTATGCACTCCTGCCTATCATAATATCAATCTACTTTATTATTCTTAACACtcgattttattttatttgtattttatttgttgtctttAGCACTCTTgcttgaaatacatttttttggtgTGATGTTTGGTTTCTCAAAAGGAAACATATTTCGTCTTCTAacaatggaaacatttaaaagaaataagaaatttgaaacatttgcttttttgccgagagttagatatAGTTATAAaatagataccactctcatatctgtacgaTAAATATGCAGCTGAAgccagcagtcggttagcttagcttagcataaagactggaaacagctaccTTGGCTCTGTatatatttaccatacaaacaTGTGAGTGGTGTCAgtgttctcatctaactctcggcaagaaagcaaatatgcatTATTTCTTCAAATTTTAAACTATTCCtaaaaattttcttttttaacaatgACACTTCTTGTCATTCCCATTCAAGTGTCGAGAATATTTAGAAGTTGCAGAGCAATGCCAAAGTaagttaatattta
This sequence is a window from Siniperca chuatsi isolate FFG_IHB_CAS linkage group LG10, ASM2008510v1, whole genome shotgun sequence. Protein-coding genes within it:
- the LOC122883177 gene encoding SAM pointed domain-containing Ets transcription factor-like isoform X1, which codes for MGSPGCEHMGCTAHLPLYISHSQTDTRMAWLDEAEDIKPPRSMLGLPELSWPGVYLPCYDRLTIDENPLVLRMTEAEAPAAPPYRTLELSPAKISQAQDPPSEMEGQVEERCLEQVQTMVVGEVLKDVDTACKLLNIAPDPLDWSSVHLQKWLLWTEHLYRLPQVSTMFQELTGRDLCSMTEADFRQRSSQFGDMLYAHLDIWRSAASMKERCPPEDSKSAADDDSWSDEMCNFPSQPIHLWQFLRELLLKPHYYSRCIRWLNQEKGIFKIEDSAHVARLWGIRKNRPAMNYDKLSRSIRQYYKKGIIRKPDVSRRLVYQFVNPV
- the LOC122883177 gene encoding SAM pointed domain-containing Ets transcription factor-like isoform X2; this translates as MGSPGCEHMGCTAHLPLYISHSQTDTRMAWLDEAEDIKPPRSMLGLPELSWPGVYLPCYDRLTIDENPLVLRMTEAEAPAAPPYRTLELSPAKISQAQDPPSEMEGQVEERCLEQVQTMVVGEVLKDVDTACKLLNIAPDPLDWSSVHLQKWLLWTEHLYRLPQVSTMFQELTGRDLCSMTEADFRQRSSQFGDMLYAHLDIWRSAASMKERCPPEDSKSADDDSWSDEMCNFPSQPIHLWQFLRELLLKPHYYSRCIRWLNQEKGIFKIEDSAHVARLWGIRKNRPAMNYDKLSRSIRQYYKKGIIRKPDVSRRLVYQFVNPV